In Bactrocera oleae isolate idBacOlea1 chromosome 5, idBacOlea1, whole genome shotgun sequence, a genomic segment contains:
- the LOC106616069 gene encoding uncharacterized protein isoform X1 produces the protein MYKCCFCFSIRTDFVMALSKRPLTKETALAENNNNNNNNNHNKTEEHETAVKRKKRASRDDETANNNNNNNKSDDKLSMLPQKKRAVSSSNNNNNSNNINKTNSTPHDIAMLQNSVHSSNNITTTILHSPEHTPPAMVSTTTPPKTTADDQDDETLIRETQAALKSLSGSWPPEARNNLYRLQDQDENPPPFQNLFEEKQKYGTQTRPTDKETYFQTDLLRFHRQKENDQARINSQHSEHTTLDERKRTTAFSQASAFKPPHDIKRNGLIPYPPGATAMTSVASSLPPPPPPHYPIYSNNDTSAAYLSYQPHALADPSTMSMLPPARPTPTTHGSNGFDIASQIGATDNKITELKPTLAGSVPLHKHNETLGAPGVVGAISVGGPPTLADTKHYTILQPAGVGSRAASVMEDIAREGVVTAVTAVGSNNNNGGVGATVSVPQPTYSPGSINRGDGTKCPTPSCNGQGHITGLYSHHRSLSGCPKRDKVTSELLALHEQILKCPTPGCNGRGHVQAHRSVHRSLSGCPKAVKRAAKREQQAVLSKKTITLSDTTIDRKYNAPRERLEAKDALKPIREELHSEVAAVVDTLKSEPKELPHLEKLKIASNQYLNNNNISCINNNSGHVTTGSNNNNNNNNSASHNTLSHSSSSTTNSSVASNAMPIIKSEFSPVASVKSEYNKSPMHPYMNNADSTGGGPTDRSANGNVPNTGAVSTTNSDNLHAPHLSGVRSATGTLQASGYVSMQQQQHQQQQPPQQQPPTHTMADPHQQQHQQHAQQQSPHNPHQQQQHTMHQQRGPFIEDSSSLMMSAGNGASVNGADAYRTDGHHDDTQHQQHHYEHMRYAQHMVNGGGAGVGDGSLGGGKPPTSAYGQEMLTANGAPTNAMSPNARAYDANPPTSLSSAAAAAAYADATGVSSVAGMPTAFERYDPICNGQRQGPPSNMYHYLPQSADDLQVQQQKYLQEQQMLMAKAEHDELANGGPIYPRPMYHYDPSMGPLPPGFSAINLSVKMAAAQAAAAAAAYQNQQQQQQQQQQQQQQPKQSGSPSPPGAPVVDLSASASVTSSSPHGFNSPASHNQYSQRMGAGSPQPGASPNIASPQVPSPQGQTLDLSVTRLPHSIITSPQYGTHPDGLVVGHPQGFGPGVPPTGANGAPRSPQMEPVDFSGPPRPLGFGLVGHIGGPRPYSRESTPDSGGSHYIDSYRDPSGYSPHPGYGMVVQSDYPPAGYHGYGPAAYQCSNPYATAVGPGGYPTPVSGGYSPSPASCYSMPPPQHIPQHDKTKDRLVECLTGCTRSDRNHLQPHSQELKCPTPGCDGSGHVTGNYSSHRSLSGCPRANKPKSKPRDGQDSEPLRCPIPGCDGSGHSTGKFLSHRSASGCPIANRNKMRVLEAGGTVEQHKAAVAAATAMKFDGAYAQHFGCGSAASQGMKKPKFDDVTMVYPKGYTGIDMMMGGVGSAVSSSASVSSNLSNSSNNNNASVVSSTAALGNVSSSVAGTATLPDSLQGNNTANNNNNNNSNGNNATNNANNNNNNNVPSTNGGGNGSGVGEDLNTLEAEISELQRENARVESQMMRLKSDINAMESQLHTSDREASPLSTHQQRNLAAVTINAGGATALGSVSSSASIASPLSNHNGSGNSANGNSNINLGGSGGTGGNNNNSNTLSSTNISHSLASSHASTIGSHSHSHSGSYLTPPPSVSISTTTSSTSSSSGGPPTSSSYYESLRNNVITLLEHVRLPPPGGSSGGTSMSANPLGGDGSGNNVSSTSIGGHPSDGLSNSLSSNLAGLPATAEVLSNQQLTSAYGVPHPSHPTLIPPSPLPTASIAPTNVVSGAVSMYAAPPHHLAGTHPGMLGPPPPPPPPPHGATMPPHHPYTVHHPAGYAHHEPFDSYISKLQSLCVPPDVYALPDDGSRAMYDTVKPSLHQDYTLMPTPI, from the exons AGCACACACCACCAGCGATGGTCAGTACAACCACACCGCCAAAAACGACCGCCGACGACCAGGACGACGAGACGCTCATACGTGAAACACAAGCAGCACTCAAAAGTCTCTCAGGCAGTTGGCCACCGGAGGCGCGCAACAATCTTTATCGTCTGCAGGATCAGGACGAGAATCCGCCACCTTTTCAGAATCTCTTCGAAGAGAAACAAAAGTATGGCACACAAACGCGACCAACTGATAaagaaacatattttcaaactgATCTCTTACGTTTCCACAGACAAAAGGAAAACGATCAGGCGCGCATCAATTCACAACACTCGGAACATACAACGTTGGATGAGCGTAAACGTACCACAGCCTTTTCGCAAGCGTCCGCCTTTAAGCCACCACACGATATCAAACGCAACGGTCTCATACCCTATCCGCCGGGCGCAACAGCTATGACATCAGTGGCGTCCTcactaccaccaccaccaccgccacaTTATCCCATTTACAGCAACAATGACACATCGGCTGCATACCTCAGCTATCAGCCACACGCGCTGGCCGATCCCAGCACAATGTCTATGCTGCCGCCCGCGCGCCCTACGCCCACAACGCACGGCAGCAATGGTTTCGATATCGCCTCGCAAATCGGCGCTACTGATAATAAAATTACGGAGCTCAAGCCAACACTGGCAGGCAGCGTGCCGTTGCATAAGCATAATGAAACGCTTGGCGCTCCGGGTGTCGTGGGCGCCATCTCAGTTGGAGGCCCACCAACGCTGGCCGATACTAAGCACTACACCATACTACAACCGGCGGGTGTAGGCAGTCGTGCAGCGTCGGTGATGGAGGATATAGCGCGAGAGGGCGTGGTAACGGCGGTCACAGCTGtgggcagcaacaacaataacggtgGTGTTGGCGCGACGGTTAGCGTACCCCAACCGACCTACTCGCCGGGCAGCATCAATCGTGGCG ATGGCACCAAGTGCCCGACACCAAGCTGTAACGGCCAAGGACATATCACGGGGCTTTACTCACATCATCGCAG TTTATCTGGTTGTCCAAAACGTGATAAAGTCACCTCGGAAT TATTGGCTTTACATGAGCAAATTCTCAAGTGTCCCACACCGGGTTGCAATGGACGTGGTCATGTGCAGGCACATCGCAGTGTACATCGAAGTCTATCCGGTTGTCCGAAAGCAGTAAAACGCGCCGCGAAAAGAGAGCAACAAGCGGTGTTAAGCAAGAAAACAATTACGCTTAGTGACACCACGATAGATCGCAAATATAATGCACCTCGTGAGAGACTTGAGGCAAAAGATGCTTTGAAACCCATTCGAGAGGAGCTTCACAGTGAGGTTGCAG CTGTGGTAGACACGCTAAAGTCCGAGCCGAAGGAGTTGCCTCATTTGGAAAAGTTAAAAATTGCCTCGAATCAATacttgaacaacaacaacatcagctgCATTAATAACAATAGTGGACACGTCACGaccggcagcaacaacaataataataataataattccgcCAGCCACAACACACTCAGCCACAGCTCGAGCTCGACGACGAATTCAAGTGTGGCGAGCAACGCAATGCCAATTATCAAATCGGAATTCAGTCCGGTCGCCAGCGTCAAGTCCGAATACAACAAAAGTCCAATGCATCCATATATGAACAATGCGGACAGCACCGGCGGTGGCCCAACAGACCGCTCGGCCAACGGTAATGTGCCCAATACCGGCGCTGTGTCCACTACAAATTCAGATAATTTGCACGCGCCGCACTTGAGTGGTGTCCGAAGTGCGACCGGAACACTTCAAGCATCCGGCTACGTGAGcatgcagcagcaacagcatcaACAACAGCAGCCACCCCAACAGCAGCCACCAACGCATACAATGGCCGACCCACATcagcagcaacatcaacagCACGCGCAACAACAAAGTCCACATAatccacatcaacaacaacaacacacaatgCATCAACAACGCGGTCCATTCATCGAAGATTCATCTTCGCTAATGATGTCCGCTGGCAATGGTGCTTCCGTGAACGGTGCTGATGCCTATCGCACCGATGGCCATCATGACGATacacaacatcaacaacaccaCTACGAACATATGCGCTATGCGCAACACATGGTGAATGGTGGTGGCGCTGGCGTTGGTGATGGCAGTCTTGGTGGCGGCAAACCACCCACCTCTGCTTATGGACAGGAAATGCTCACTGCCAATGGTGCACCCACCAATGCGATGTCGCCCAATGCACGCGCCTATGATGCCAACCCACCCACATCGCTGTCATCGGCCGCCGCTGCAGCAGCCTATGCTGATGCCACGGGCGTATCCAGTGTAGCCGGTATGCCGACGGCCTTCGAACGCTACGATCCCATTTGCAATGGTCAGCGTCAGGGCCCACCCTCGAATATGTATCACTATCTGCCACAGTCCGCAGACGATTTGCAAGTGCAACAGCAAAAATACTTGCAAGAACAACAAATGTTAATGGCCAAAGCGGAGCATGATGAACTCGCCAATGGTGGTCCAATATATCCGCGTCCAATGTATCATTATGATCCGAGTATGGGCCCATTACCGCCAGGTTTTTCCGCCATCAATTTGTCAGTGAAGATGGCAGCTGCGCAGGCAGCAGCTGCCGCGGCCGCTTatcaaaatcaacaacaacagcagcaacaacaacaacagcagcagcagcaaccgaAGCAAAGCGGTTCACCGTCGCCACCAGGCGCTCCAGTCGTAGATTTGTCAGCCTCCGCCTCGGTGACTTCGTCCAGTCCGCACGGTTTCAACTCGCCAGCGTCACACAACCAATACAGTCAGCGCATGGGCGCAGGTAGTCCACAGCCTGGTGCCAGCCCCAACATCGCCAGTCCTCAAGTGCCAAGTCCTCAGGGACAAACGTTGGATCTGAGCGTTACACGCCTGCCTCATAG TATTATCACAAGCCCACAGTACGGTACACATCCCGACGGTCTGGTCGTCGGACATCCACAAGGCTTTGGACCAGGTGTACCACCAACCGGCGCTAACGGCGCGCCACGTTCACCACAAATGGAACCGGTCGATTTCAGCGGACCACCAAGGCCACTTGGTTTCGGACTGGTCGGACACATAGGCGGACCGCGTCCATATAGTCGTGAATCGACACCGGACAGCGGCGGTTCACACTATATCGACAGCTATCGGGATCCAAGTG GCTACTCACCTCATCCCGGCTATGGCATGGTTGTACAATCTGATTATCCCCCAGCCGGCTATCATGGCTACGGTCCAGCCGCATATCAATGCAGCAATCCTTATGCGACTGCTGTCGGTCCCGGCGGATATCCGACACCCGTATCGGGCGGCTACTCACCCAGTCCAGCGTCGTGTTACTCCATGCCGCCGCCACAGCATATACCGCAACACGACAAGACAAAGGATAGGTTAGTCGAATG TTTGACGGGTTGCACGCGCAGCGATCGCAATCATCTGCAGCCCCATTCGCAGGAACTGAAATGTCCCACGCCTGGCTGTGATGGTTCGGGTCATGTCACCGGCAATTATTCATCGCATCGTAGTTTATCGGGTTGTCCGCGAGCCAATAAGCCGAAAAGTAAGCCACGCGACGGACAGGACTCAGAGCCGCTGAG ATGTCCCATACCCGGGTGTGACGGCTCTGGCCATTCCACTGGCAAATTCTTATCGCACAGAAG CGCCTCCGGCTGTCCCATCGCGAATCGCAATAAAATGCGCGTACTCGAGGCCGGCGGCACCGTAGAACAGCATAAAGCCGCCGTCGCTGCGGCGACTGCAATGAAGTTTGACGGTGCGTATGCTCAACATTTTG GTTGCGGCAGCGCTGCTAGTCAAGGCATGAAGAAACCCAAATTCGACGATGTTACAATGGTCTACCCCAAGGGCTATACAG GCATCGACATGATGATGGGCGGTGTCGGTTCCGCTGTCTCCTCATCCGCTTCCGTTTCAAGTAATCTcagcaatagcagcaacaataacaacgcatCTGTGGTAAGCTCAACCGCTGCGCTGGGCAATGTGTCGTCGTCGGTGGCCGGCACTGCTACATTGCCCGACAGCTTGCAAGGCAACAACAccgctaacaacaacaacaacaataatagtaatGGCAATAACGCAACAAATAATgcgaataacaacaataacaataacgtgCCCTCAACAAATGGCGGCGGCAATGGCAGCGGCGTGGGCGAGGACTTGAACACGCTCGAAGCAGAGATCTCGGAATTGCAACGGGAGAATGCGCGCGTCGAATCGCAAATGATGCGCCTCAAGTCCGACATAAATGCCATGGAATCACAGTTGCACACCAGCGATAGG GAGGCTTCTCCGCTGAGTACTCATCAACAGCGTAATCTCGCTGCGGTGACTATCAATGCTGGAGGAGCAACAGCTCTTGGGAGCGTCTCCTCCAGCGCCTCAATCGCGTCCCCGCTCAGCAATCACAACGGTAGCGGCAATAGCGCCAACGGCAACAGTAACATCAACCTCGGCGGCAGTGGTGGCACCggaggcaacaacaacaacagcaacaccctCTCCAGCACAAACATCTCACACTCCCTCGCCAGCAGTCACGCCAGCACCATAGGCAGCCACAGTCACAGTCACAGTGGCAGCTATTTAACACCACCGCCAAGCGTCAGCATCAGCACCACCACCTCATCCACCTCATCCAGTAGCGGCGGTCCACCCACATCCAGTTCCTATTACGAGAGTTTACGTAACAACGTTATCACACTACTTGAACACGTACGGTTGCCCCCACCCGGCGGCAGCAGTGGCGGCACAAGTATGAGCGCTAATCCACTGGGCGGTGACGGCAGCGGCAATAATGTGAGCAGCACCAGCATAGGCGGTCATCCAAGTGATGGTCTGAGCAATAGTTTATCTTCGAATTTGGCAGGATTGCCCGCCACCGCTGAGGTGTTGAGTAATCAGCAATTGACCAGCGCTTACGGTGTGCCACATCCCTCACATCCCACACTCATACCACCAAGTCCACTACCCACAGCCTCTATTGCGCCCACTAATGTGGTTAGCGGTGCTGTGTCCATGTATGCAGCGCCACCCCATCATTTAGCCGGCACTCATCCGGGTATGTTGGGaccaccaccgccgccgccTCCACCACCACATGGCGCCACAATGCCGCCACATCATCCATATACCGTGCATCATCCGGCTGGTTATGCACATCATGAACCCTTCGACTCATACATATCAAAGCTACAGTCACTCTGTGTGCCACCCGATGTCTATGCACTGCCCGATGATGGTAGTCGTGCAATGTACGATACAGTTAAGCCGAGTTTGCATCAGGACTACACGCTAATGCCGACGCCAATATAA
- the LOC106616069 gene encoding uncharacterized protein isoform X3 translates to MYKCCFCFSIRTDFVMALSKRPLTKETALAENNNNNNNNNHNKTEEHETAVKRKKRASRDDETANNNNNNNKSDDKLSMLPQKKRAVSSSNNNNNSNNINKTNSTPHDIAMLQNSVHSSNNITTTILHSPEHTPPAMVSTTTPPKTTADDQDDETLIRETQAALKSLSGSWPPEARNNLYRLQDQDENPPPFQNLFEEKQKYGTQTRPTDKETYFQTDLLRFHRQKENDQARINSQHSEHTTLDERKRTTAFSQASAFKPPHDIKRNGLIPYPPGATAMTSVASSLPPPPPPHYPIYSNNDTSAAYLSYQPHALADPSTMSMLPPARPTPTTHGSNGFDIASQIGATDNKITELKPTLAGSVPLHKHNETLGAPGVVGAISVGGPPTLADTKHYTILQPAGVGSRAASVMEDIAREGVVTAVTAVGSNNNNGGVGATVSVPQPTYSPGSINRGDGTKCPTPSCNGQGHITGLYSHHRSLSGCPKRDKVTSELLALHEQILKCPTPGCNGRGHVQAHRSVHRSLSGCPKAVKRAAKREQQAVLSKKTITLSDTTIDRKYNAPRERLEAKDALKPIREELHSEVAAVVDTLKSEPKELPHLEKLKIASNQYLNNNNISCINNNSGHVTTGSNNNNNNNNSASHNTLSHSSSSTTNSSVASNAMPIIKSEFSPVASVKSEYNKSPMHPYMNNADSTGGGPTDRSANGNVPNTGAVSTTNSDNLHAPHLSGVRSATGTLQASGYVSMQQQQHQQQQPPQQQPPTHTMADPHQQQHQQHAQQQSPHNPHQQQQHTMHQQRGPFIEDSSSLMMSAGNGASVNGADAYRTDGHHDDTQHQQHHYEHMRYAQHMVNGGGAGVGDGSLGGGKPPTSAYGQEMLTANGAPTNAMSPNARAYDANPPTSLSSAAAAAAYADATGVSSVAGMPTAFERYDPICNGQRQGPPSNMYHYLPQSADDLQVQQQKYLQEQQMLMAKAEHDELANGGPIYPRPMYHYDPSMGPLPPGFSAINLSVKMAAAQAAAAAAAYQNQQQQQQQQQQQQQQPKQSGSPSPPGAPVVDLSASASVTSSSPHGFNSPASHNQYSQRMGAGSPQPGASPNIASPQVPSPQGQTLDLSVTRLPHSIITSPQYGTHPDGLVVGHPQGFGPGVPPTGANGAPRSPQMEPVDFSGPPRPLGFGLVGHIGGPRPYSRESTPDSGGSHYIDSYRDPSGYSPHPGYGMVVQSDYPPAGYHGYGPAAYQCSNPYATAVGPGGYPTPVSGGYSPSPASCYSMPPPQHIPQHDKTKDRLVECLTGCTRSDRNHLQPHSQELKCPTPGCDGSGHVTGNYSSHRSLSGCPRANKPKSKPRDGQDSEPLRCPIPGCDGSGHSTGKFLSHRSASGCPIANRNKMRVLEAGGTVEQHKAAVAAATAMKFDGCGSAASQGMKKPKFDDVTMVYPKGYTGIDMMMGGVGSAVSSSASVSSNLSNSSNNNNASVVSSTAALGNVSSSVAGTATLPDSLQGNNTANNNNNNNSNGNNATNNANNNNNNNVPSTNGGGNGSGVGEDLNTLEAEISELQRENARVESQMMRLKSDINAMESQLHTSDREASPLSTHQQRNLAAVTINAGGATALGSVSSSASIASPLSNHNGSGNSANGNSNINLGGSGGTGGNNNNSNTLSSTNISHSLASSHASTIGSHSHSHSGSYLTPPPSVSISTTTSSTSSSSGGPPTSSSYYESLRNNVITLLEHVRLPPPGGSSGGTSMSANPLGGDGSGNNVSSTSIGGHPSDGLSNSLSSNLAGLPATAEVLSNQQLTSAYGVPHPSHPTLIPPSPLPTASIAPTNVVSGAVSMYAAPPHHLAGTHPGMLGPPPPPPPPPHGATMPPHHPYTVHHPAGYAHHEPFDSYISKLQSLCVPPDVYALPDDGSRAMYDTVKPSLHQDYTLMPTPI, encoded by the exons AGCACACACCACCAGCGATGGTCAGTACAACCACACCGCCAAAAACGACCGCCGACGACCAGGACGACGAGACGCTCATACGTGAAACACAAGCAGCACTCAAAAGTCTCTCAGGCAGTTGGCCACCGGAGGCGCGCAACAATCTTTATCGTCTGCAGGATCAGGACGAGAATCCGCCACCTTTTCAGAATCTCTTCGAAGAGAAACAAAAGTATGGCACACAAACGCGACCAACTGATAaagaaacatattttcaaactgATCTCTTACGTTTCCACAGACAAAAGGAAAACGATCAGGCGCGCATCAATTCACAACACTCGGAACATACAACGTTGGATGAGCGTAAACGTACCACAGCCTTTTCGCAAGCGTCCGCCTTTAAGCCACCACACGATATCAAACGCAACGGTCTCATACCCTATCCGCCGGGCGCAACAGCTATGACATCAGTGGCGTCCTcactaccaccaccaccaccgccacaTTATCCCATTTACAGCAACAATGACACATCGGCTGCATACCTCAGCTATCAGCCACACGCGCTGGCCGATCCCAGCACAATGTCTATGCTGCCGCCCGCGCGCCCTACGCCCACAACGCACGGCAGCAATGGTTTCGATATCGCCTCGCAAATCGGCGCTACTGATAATAAAATTACGGAGCTCAAGCCAACACTGGCAGGCAGCGTGCCGTTGCATAAGCATAATGAAACGCTTGGCGCTCCGGGTGTCGTGGGCGCCATCTCAGTTGGAGGCCCACCAACGCTGGCCGATACTAAGCACTACACCATACTACAACCGGCGGGTGTAGGCAGTCGTGCAGCGTCGGTGATGGAGGATATAGCGCGAGAGGGCGTGGTAACGGCGGTCACAGCTGtgggcagcaacaacaataacggtgGTGTTGGCGCGACGGTTAGCGTACCCCAACCGACCTACTCGCCGGGCAGCATCAATCGTGGCG ATGGCACCAAGTGCCCGACACCAAGCTGTAACGGCCAAGGACATATCACGGGGCTTTACTCACATCATCGCAG TTTATCTGGTTGTCCAAAACGTGATAAAGTCACCTCGGAAT TATTGGCTTTACATGAGCAAATTCTCAAGTGTCCCACACCGGGTTGCAATGGACGTGGTCATGTGCAGGCACATCGCAGTGTACATCGAAGTCTATCCGGTTGTCCGAAAGCAGTAAAACGCGCCGCGAAAAGAGAGCAACAAGCGGTGTTAAGCAAGAAAACAATTACGCTTAGTGACACCACGATAGATCGCAAATATAATGCACCTCGTGAGAGACTTGAGGCAAAAGATGCTTTGAAACCCATTCGAGAGGAGCTTCACAGTGAGGTTGCAG CTGTGGTAGACACGCTAAAGTCCGAGCCGAAGGAGTTGCCTCATTTGGAAAAGTTAAAAATTGCCTCGAATCAATacttgaacaacaacaacatcagctgCATTAATAACAATAGTGGACACGTCACGaccggcagcaacaacaataataataataataattccgcCAGCCACAACACACTCAGCCACAGCTCGAGCTCGACGACGAATTCAAGTGTGGCGAGCAACGCAATGCCAATTATCAAATCGGAATTCAGTCCGGTCGCCAGCGTCAAGTCCGAATACAACAAAAGTCCAATGCATCCATATATGAACAATGCGGACAGCACCGGCGGTGGCCCAACAGACCGCTCGGCCAACGGTAATGTGCCCAATACCGGCGCTGTGTCCACTACAAATTCAGATAATTTGCACGCGCCGCACTTGAGTGGTGTCCGAAGTGCGACCGGAACACTTCAAGCATCCGGCTACGTGAGcatgcagcagcaacagcatcaACAACAGCAGCCACCCCAACAGCAGCCACCAACGCATACAATGGCCGACCCACATcagcagcaacatcaacagCACGCGCAACAACAAAGTCCACATAatccacatcaacaacaacaacacacaatgCATCAACAACGCGGTCCATTCATCGAAGATTCATCTTCGCTAATGATGTCCGCTGGCAATGGTGCTTCCGTGAACGGTGCTGATGCCTATCGCACCGATGGCCATCATGACGATacacaacatcaacaacaccaCTACGAACATATGCGCTATGCGCAACACATGGTGAATGGTGGTGGCGCTGGCGTTGGTGATGGCAGTCTTGGTGGCGGCAAACCACCCACCTCTGCTTATGGACAGGAAATGCTCACTGCCAATGGTGCACCCACCAATGCGATGTCGCCCAATGCACGCGCCTATGATGCCAACCCACCCACATCGCTGTCATCGGCCGCCGCTGCAGCAGCCTATGCTGATGCCACGGGCGTATCCAGTGTAGCCGGTATGCCGACGGCCTTCGAACGCTACGATCCCATTTGCAATGGTCAGCGTCAGGGCCCACCCTCGAATATGTATCACTATCTGCCACAGTCCGCAGACGATTTGCAAGTGCAACAGCAAAAATACTTGCAAGAACAACAAATGTTAATGGCCAAAGCGGAGCATGATGAACTCGCCAATGGTGGTCCAATATATCCGCGTCCAATGTATCATTATGATCCGAGTATGGGCCCATTACCGCCAGGTTTTTCCGCCATCAATTTGTCAGTGAAGATGGCAGCTGCGCAGGCAGCAGCTGCCGCGGCCGCTTatcaaaatcaacaacaacagcagcaacaacaacaacagcagcagcagcaaccgaAGCAAAGCGGTTCACCGTCGCCACCAGGCGCTCCAGTCGTAGATTTGTCAGCCTCCGCCTCGGTGACTTCGTCCAGTCCGCACGGTTTCAACTCGCCAGCGTCACACAACCAATACAGTCAGCGCATGGGCGCAGGTAGTCCACAGCCTGGTGCCAGCCCCAACATCGCCAGTCCTCAAGTGCCAAGTCCTCAGGGACAAACGTTGGATCTGAGCGTTACACGCCTGCCTCATAG TATTATCACAAGCCCACAGTACGGTACACATCCCGACGGTCTGGTCGTCGGACATCCACAAGGCTTTGGACCAGGTGTACCACCAACCGGCGCTAACGGCGCGCCACGTTCACCACAAATGGAACCGGTCGATTTCAGCGGACCACCAAGGCCACTTGGTTTCGGACTGGTCGGACACATAGGCGGACCGCGTCCATATAGTCGTGAATCGACACCGGACAGCGGCGGTTCACACTATATCGACAGCTATCGGGATCCAAGTG GCTACTCACCTCATCCCGGCTATGGCATGGTTGTACAATCTGATTATCCCCCAGCCGGCTATCATGGCTACGGTCCAGCCGCATATCAATGCAGCAATCCTTATGCGACTGCTGTCGGTCCCGGCGGATATCCGACACCCGTATCGGGCGGCTACTCACCCAGTCCAGCGTCGTGTTACTCCATGCCGCCGCCACAGCATATACCGCAACACGACAAGACAAAGGATAGGTTAGTCGAATG TTTGACGGGTTGCACGCGCAGCGATCGCAATCATCTGCAGCCCCATTCGCAGGAACTGAAATGTCCCACGCCTGGCTGTGATGGTTCGGGTCATGTCACCGGCAATTATTCATCGCATCGTAGTTTATCGGGTTGTCCGCGAGCCAATAAGCCGAAAAGTAAGCCACGCGACGGACAGGACTCAGAGCCGCTGAG ATGTCCCATACCCGGGTGTGACGGCTCTGGCCATTCCACTGGCAAATTCTTATCGCACAGAAG CGCCTCCGGCTGTCCCATCGCGAATCGCAATAAAATGCGCGTACTCGAGGCCGGCGGCACCGTAGAACAGCATAAAGCCGCCGTCGCTGCGGCGACTGCAATGAAGTTTGACG GTTGCGGCAGCGCTGCTAGTCAAGGCATGAAGAAACCCAAATTCGACGATGTTACAATGGTCTACCCCAAGGGCTATACAG GCATCGACATGATGATGGGCGGTGTCGGTTCCGCTGTCTCCTCATCCGCTTCCGTTTCAAGTAATCTcagcaatagcagcaacaataacaacgcatCTGTGGTAAGCTCAACCGCTGCGCTGGGCAATGTGTCGTCGTCGGTGGCCGGCACTGCTACATTGCCCGACAGCTTGCAAGGCAACAACAccgctaacaacaacaacaacaataatagtaatGGCAATAACGCAACAAATAATgcgaataacaacaataacaataacgtgCCCTCAACAAATGGCGGCGGCAATGGCAGCGGCGTGGGCGAGGACTTGAACACGCTCGAAGCAGAGATCTCGGAATTGCAACGGGAGAATGCGCGCGTCGAATCGCAAATGATGCGCCTCAAGTCCGACATAAATGCCATGGAATCACAGTTGCACACCAGCGATAGG GAGGCTTCTCCGCTGAGTACTCATCAACAGCGTAATCTCGCTGCGGTGACTATCAATGCTGGAGGAGCAACAGCTCTTGGGAGCGTCTCCTCCAGCGCCTCAATCGCGTCCCCGCTCAGCAATCACAACGGTAGCGGCAATAGCGCCAACGGCAACAGTAACATCAACCTCGGCGGCAGTGGTGGCACCggaggcaacaacaacaacagcaacaccctCTCCAGCACAAACATCTCACACTCCCTCGCCAGCAGTCACGCCAGCACCATAGGCAGCCACAGTCACAGTCACAGTGGCAGCTATTTAACACCACCGCCAAGCGTCAGCATCAGCACCACCACCTCATCCACCTCATCCAGTAGCGGCGGTCCACCCACATCCAGTTCCTATTACGAGAGTTTACGTAACAACGTTATCACACTACTTGAACACGTACGGTTGCCCCCACCCGGCGGCAGCAGTGGCGGCACAAGTATGAGCGCTAATCCACTGGGCGGTGACGGCAGCGGCAATAATGTGAGCAGCACCAGCATAGGCGGTCATCCAAGTGATGGTCTGAGCAATAGTTTATCTTCGAATTTGGCAGGATTGCCCGCCACCGCTGAGGTGTTGAGTAATCAGCAATTGACCAGCGCTTACGGTGTGCCACATCCCTCACATCCCACACTCATACCACCAAGTCCACTACCCACAGCCTCTATTGCGCCCACTAATGTGGTTAGCGGTGCTGTGTCCATGTATGCAGCGCCACCCCATCATTTAGCCGGCACTCATCCGGGTATGTTGGGaccaccaccgccgccgccTCCACCACCACATGGCGCCACAATGCCGCCACATCATCCATATACCGTGCATCATCCGGCTGGTTATGCACATCATGAACCCTTCGACTCATACATATCAAAGCTACAGTCACTCTGTGTGCCACCCGATGTCTATGCACTGCCCGATGATGGTAGTCGTGCAATGTACGATACAGTTAAGCCGAGTTTGCATCAGGACTACACGCTAATGCCGACGCCAATATAA